The following are from one region of the Deinococcus terrestris genome:
- a CDS encoding ABC transporter ATP-binding protein, translating into MTATSQRPRITSAPLTTPVLSLSEVSKTYGDGEGTITALHPVTLDVRPGELVAVNGPSGSGKSTFLSIAGALLRPTTGQVKIAGQEVTALPQGALSAFRLEHLGFVLQSSNLIPYLNVREQLTLVPHLAGLRGRDVQARADDLLGLLGLSGRARHLPDALSGGQRQRVAIARALMNDPHLILADEPTASLDSARGREVVELLAGQVRQRGKAAVMVTHDERVLDLCDRVVSIVDGRLRE; encoded by the coding sequence ATGACTGCCACGTCCCAGCGCCCCCGCATCACCTCCGCGCCCCTTACCACGCCCGTCTTGTCTCTTTCCGAGGTCAGCAAGACCTACGGCGACGGCGAGGGCACCATCACCGCCCTGCACCCCGTCACGCTGGACGTGCGCCCCGGCGAGCTGGTCGCCGTGAATGGCCCCAGCGGCAGTGGCAAGAGCACCTTCCTGTCCATCGCAGGTGCGCTGCTGCGCCCCACCACCGGGCAGGTCAAGATCGCCGGGCAGGAGGTGACGGCGCTGCCTCAGGGGGCGCTGTCCGCCTTCCGCCTGGAACACCTCGGCTTCGTGCTGCAAAGCAGCAACCTGATTCCCTACCTGAACGTCCGCGAGCAACTCACCCTGGTGCCGCACCTCGCGGGGCTCCGTGGCCGCGACGTTCAGGCGCGGGCGGACGACCTGCTGGGGCTGCTGGGCCTCTCCGGGCGTGCCCGTCACCTCCCGGACGCGCTGAGCGGCGGGCAGCGGCAGCGGGTCGCCATCGCTCGCGCCCTGATGAACGACCCGCACCTGATCCTCGCGGACGAACCCACCGCCAGCCTGGACAGCGCCCGTGGCCGGGAGGTCGTCGAGTTGCTCGCCGGGCAGGTGCGTCAGCGGGGCAAGGCCGCCGTGATGGTCACGCACGACGAGCGGGTGCTGGACCTCTGCGACCGCGTGGTGAGCATCGTCGATGGGCGCCTGCGCGAGTAA
- a CDS encoding recombinase family protein, translating to MGQRAAIYCRVSTGDQSCDRQERGLRAFAERGGYEIMGVFKEAASR from the coding sequence ATGGGACAGCGCGCTGCTATCTACTGCCGGGTCTCCACGGGGGACCAATCCTGTGACCGCCAGGAACGGGGCCTGCGGGCGTTCGCCGAGCGCGGCGGGTACGAGATCATGGGCGTGTTCAAGGAGGCGGCCTCGCGGTAG